The nucleotide window ggattattttgatgtttttgtaTCACTTGAGGCTTGATTtataccaactatatggtcaattttggagaaggttccgtgaggtggaTGTTCTGTGGATTTTATCTGtcaggaccttttctgattttatgtattttttttgacagatgtcttgatttcttcaattgtgtcttcAGTGCCCGAGAATCTCTCCTTCATATCTTGAACTGtgttaatgcttacctctgtggtttgtGATCCCTTTGCTAGGTTATCTATCTCTTGGAGTTTTTCcgtgtatgttttctttcttgattctaaTCCCGTTTTCATGTCATTCACCATTTCGTTTATCTGTATCTATTTGGATTTCTATCTGTCCATGACGGCttctcctctatttttttttttttttgtttatttcctctctatatgcctctattttttttttttgtttctttttttggctgtatttgcctgtattctttgagagatttgtttatttcttcattatgtgcctctaataactggataagtatagAGTTgagattattttcctctgtgtctgaTTAATTAAAATAACCATTGACTtttgaggttgctggtgaagccatgatgtcctgatttttgttgaatgtgaTTGGCCAGTCATGTTCTTATTTGTAAACTTCACTATTTATTCCTGGAGCCTTTACTGCAGACTGTCTGTCTCTGGATTCTGGAGTATTTacgaagatgagagaggttcactggtttgagagtgaatgttggtgtttcagctgtcactaagggaggaaggtcacaggaatgtgagtggaagtgtgccttgaaggactgggtgctagagcatgtagatgcctggaagagtGGAGCTTAAGCACAGGTCGGGGTGCTGTCACAATTCATGGATACAGTTCACAAGTTCAGTTGCCCAGAATGCCTCAGGGGCCCACAggccttttcttctgttctagagGCATTCAGATGTGTCTGGGTTGCAACATCTTGGCTccaagaattgtttgcctggactccacaaATAGACCCACAGAATAGGGGCTTCGATGTCAAGAATGTTGTCCCAAGGATTCCTATGTTTCCTACAGTTGGGATTGAGTGTGAGGGTTcctatgtctggctgctagcatggAGGGACCTGggttcttcctgttctctgctctcagatttgggctaGCATGACCAAATGAATGTGTAGGAGATGAGTCAGTGGTGTCTTCCTGACCTGGGGTTATTGGCCTCTGcattctcagtcactgagcagggaggcctcTGCTTGGGCCAGGGAATGTGCAGGGTGTCAAACATTTGTCACTATCAGACCGCAGAGATGTACAAGGGTGACCTGGAAGCAAATTGCCCAGACTCACtggttgtcccctctctcccaggaggCCTCCAAGTCAGTGTTCTGacttcagctgctcctccactcaccagtttcggGTATCGGATCATCTGCCCCTCAGGCTTGGCAGGAGCTGATCTCGGCCATCTTGGACTCCTCCAGGTACTTCTTTAGGGGTTtcgtttattcttatttttctttgcgtCTGGAAGTCATTGTAAGTTGTATATtatctctccatttcttcacATAGAAATTGAAAGAGATAAACTTTCCACCTAGACCaacttttaattgattttaaTCTGCTTTTGTCAGCTGGTGTTGGCCTGGCAAGGGTCATGCAACTTAACagcaaggcaggagaggaggagagaatgcAGCTGCACCTGGAGGCCAGCGCCTCTGAAGAGGAAACGCTTACAGATTATTACAGAGTACTCAGGACCCTTGGCAAGGGGAGCTTTGCTGAGGTCAAGCTTGCCTGCCACCTCCACACAGAGGTTCAGGTAGCTGTCAAGATCCTGAAAAAAGATAACAATAAAACTGAAATTGAAATCATTAAGGTGCTAGAGCACCCAAACATCATTAAGCTGTTCCACATCATCAATACCAGAGAACACACCTATATGGTGATGGAACATGCTGCTCACGGAGACCTGGTGAGCCATATTGAGAAGGTGGGATGTCTGCAGGAGAAGCAGGCCCAGCACATCTTCACACAGTTGGTGTGTGCAGTTCACTACTGCCATAACAATGGCATTGCTCACAGGGACATCAAACTAGACAACATACTGCTGGATGGCAAAGGGAACATCAAACTGTGTGACTTTGGCCTGGCCATCAGAGTCACAGATGGAGAGATGGTGTTAGGGTTCTGTGGCACTGTTGAATATTGTGCTCCAGAGCTATTCACTGACAGAGAATATGATGCAAAGGCAGTTGACATCTGGAGCATGGGAGTTGTTTTATATACAATTGTGACAGCACAGTTCCCATTCAATGCATACACCTATTCAGACATGAAGGAGGAGATGCTGAGTCCCACTCTCTTCATTCCTGCCACACTTTCAGAAAACATCGCAAACCTCATTGTGCAGTTGTTGACTATGGAGCCTGGGCAGAGGCCAAAGATAGGTGACATTAAGCAGCATCAGTGGCTCAAGGACAGGGAAGAATTTTGGAAACTCCCATCATCCTTAGCAACACACGGTAACAACCCAAGTCCCAGCATTGTGGTGACTATGTGGGACATGGGCTACCGTCCCAAAGATATTTGTGACTGTAttcataagaaaaattttaataacatAATGGCCACCTATTTAATCCTAAAACATGGTCACCACACTAACCATCCTGTTAAGTCCATACAGGGCGGTGTTGCCATGTCCCCAGCACGTGCTCtcacctctcttcttcctctgagcGCAATGAGTGAGCCTGCACTTTCCACATTGACCTGTCTGCCTGAACACCACATACACAATGAGAATCGGTCAAGGAACAAGGGAAGTAGAAAGCTGAGCATGCCTACCACCCTGTGCTTGCAGCAGTATGGGGTCAACCTACCCAAACTTCGCCACAGGTGTGCTCCCAACGTTACTTATCTTGTGAGCAAAAGTGTGAAAAGTAACATTATGTGCAAAGGGGTCTCTTCAAGATGCCCATCCCAACAGGGCATCTCTTCGGTACAGTCTTTTTCCCAGGAGGCCCTCCACAAACTAAACATCCCTTCAAATAGTTCTTACACTCTGAGTACACCACCTGCAAGTAAATCCAGAGAGTCACCTCAGCGTGTTACCAGCAGTGCCACCAATGGAACCCAGAGACCTTCCCTTCAGGCAACAACCAAGGAAAACTTTAAATGTGTCCCACCCAAAGGAGGAAGTACACACTTTTCCAGGAATCTATCCCAAGGCTGGAAGAGGGTAAAGAAGAGAATTTGGAACTGTATGCAGACATTGTGCTGCTGCCTACCAGTCTCAAAAAGGAGCCATATTTCTCAGAAAGAAGTAGTACAACGTAAAGTTGAAGGCAATAGAGTGACATACTCTATTGGACTTCTGTGATTCTTAATGTGGATATATTCTAAAGTCTCTTGGAACCAACACACAATAATTATTTGTATGCAAATTAGACAATCTTATTTTTAGAGGAGCAATCTCACATCACCATCACCTCAGAGAAAACCAAACTTGTTACCTGAAAATGGACAGCAGAGGATGAAAAGCAGAGGTGGCAGAGACAGCCAGAATGAGTCGGATAAAGGTGGAAAGATTCAGAGGGGATGAAAGTTTCAGTGgaggttcaaaaaaaaaaaaaaagaacagtgagggaggggaagagccacTGAAGCACTGAAGA belongs to Meriones unguiculatus strain TT.TT164.6M chromosome 16 unlocalized genomic scaffold, Bangor_MerUng_6.1 Chr16_unordered_Scaffold_43, whole genome shotgun sequence and includes:
- the LOC132651435 gene encoding sperm motility kinase-like: MQLNSKAGEEERMQLHLEASASEEETLTDYYRVLRTLGKGSFAEVKLACHLHTEVQVAVKILKKDNNKTEIEIIKVLEHPNIIKLFHIINTREHTYMVMEHAAHGDLVSHIEKVGCLQEKQAQHIFTQLVCAVHYCHNNGIAHRDIKLDNILLDGKGNIKLCDFGLAIRVTDGEMVLGFCGTVEYCAPELFTDREYDAKAVDIWSMGVVLYTIVTAQFPFNAYTYSDMKEEMLSPTLFIPATLSENIANLIVQLLTMEPGQRPKIGDIKQHQWLKDREEFWKLPSSLATHGNNPSPSIVVTMWDMGYRPKDICDCIHKKNFNNIMATYLILKHGHHTNHPVKSIQGGVAMSPARALTSLLPLSAMSEPALSTLTCLPEHHIHNENRSRNKGSRKLSMPTTLCLQQYGVNLPKLRHRCAPNVTYLVSKSVKSNIMCKGVSSRCPSQQGISSVQSFSQEALHKLNIPSNSSYTLSTPPASKSRESPQRVTSSATNGTQRPSLQATTKENFKCVPPKGGSTHFSRNLSQGWKRVKKRIWNCMQTLCCCLPVSKRSHISQKEVVQRKVEGNRVTYSIGLL